In the genome of Pseudanabaena mucicola str. Chao 1806, the window GCTAGCAAAGTTTACGAGGTCTATTTCAAGTCATCTTCAGTATCAAGTAATAACGTTATACAGATTCAAATTAATCAAATAAACCTCCCTAATCCTTAGCATTTGTTAACAGAACCTTTATTATTTCTTAGCAATTAAATTTGGCTTAACTTCAAGAACTTTTGAGCTATCTCATTTTAGTAAAAGTATAGACTAAAGTCTAATAACCCTTAACTGTAATCCTGCCTAATGTATACCTCTATAGACATAGTTAAAGGGTGGCATATGGCACTAGACTACTTCGCCCCGGGCGTATACGTCGAAGAGGTTGATAAAGGCAGTCGTCCGATTGAAGGGATCAGCCTGAGTGTGGCGGGATTTATTGGATTTACAGAAGATGTGCGCGGTGATGCGGAACTATTCAAACCGATGATGGTGACATCATGGGATCAATATCGTGAATATTTCGCGGCTCCTGGTTCTGACGGATTTACTGACTTCGATGCTTACTTACCCTTTGCCGTTAGCGGTTGGTTTGTCAATGGCGGTGGTCGCTGTTGGGTAACGAGCATTGGTACAAAATTACCTGGTTCAACTCCTCCAACTCCAGAAGCAACGGCTCTACGAATCGGCACATCCAACAATAAACCCGCATTGATGTTTAACATCAAGCCTGCCGATGCCTCTGAAAGTCAATTAGCTTTGCCATCCTCAGGCGATCGCCTCAAGGTGATCATCCAAGAAAGTACGCCCAAGCCTTTACCTGCTGATGCACCTGATGATGCAGAGCCACCTTTAAATACTGGTGAATTTTTCAATGTTGTCGTCGTTCGTGGTGGACAGGAGCTCGAAAGATTCGAGAATGTCTCCATGAATCCACAGGTTGCCCCAGAAGTTGCCGACTATGTTGTCACAGCGATCGCTGATTCTGAGTATGTCACCATCGCTGATATCTCCACCAGTGGACAGCCACTCTCCCGTCGTCCTGCCAATGGAGCCTATGAAATTGCTCCTCCTCCTTACATCTCCTCAATTGATCGCTTTGCCCGCGATCTCCTAGGACAAAGGGATGATCGCACAGGCATCCAAGGCATGTTTGAAATCGATGAAACGGCAATGATTGCCTGCCCCGACCTCATGCGCGTCTACGAAGCAGGACTAATCGATATCGATCAAGTCCACGGGGTCATGGAAATGATGCTCAGTATGTGCGAGAACTCCTTCCCAGGTCCTGCCTTCCGCATGGCAGTCATCGATCCCCCACCGATCAAACCCTCTAAGGGCATGGAAGCAGTCCCTCCCGATCGCCAAAAGCCTCAAGACGTAGCTCAATGGTTGAGTATGTTCAATCGTCGCTCCATGTTTGGCGCACTCTACTATCCTTGGATCAAGGTTGCCAACCCCCGCAAAGGTGGCAAGCCCTCCTACGTTCCTCCCTGCGGTCACATCATGGGTCTCTGGTGTCGCACCGACCAATCACGGGGTATTTTCAAAGCTCCTGCTAACGACACCCCCAGAGGTGTACTTGGCTTAGCCTACGAGACCAATATGCGTGAGCAAGAACTCTTGAACCCCATTGGCATCAACTGTATCCGCAACTTTGCCAGCTATAATCGTGGCTTCAAAGTTTGGGGCGCACGTACCTTGGTCGAACCAGACAATATCCAATGGCGCTACATCAGCGTCCGCCGCTTGATTAGCTATATCGAGAAATCGATTGAAATTGGTACTCAATGGGTTGTCTTTGAACCTAATGACACTGACCTTTGGGCAAGAGTCTCTCGCACAGTCAGCAACTTCCTCGAAGGACTTTGGCGTAATGGCGCATTGTTTGGCGGTGCAGCCTCTGAAGCGTTTTATGTCAAATGCGATGCCTCGATCAATACCAACGAAACAATGATGATGGGTCGTCTATTTATCGAAGTTGGTATTTGTCCCGTCCGACCTGCTGAATTTGTGATTTTCCGAGTCAGCCAGTGGTCGCCTAATAGCTAAGTTTGCAGAAAAGAGAACCTTCATGGTTCTCTTTTTGCCACATAAGGCGATTTATGTAGAGAGTTATGTGACTATATTTATTGCTTTCTTAAGATTTATGCTTTGATTCTCTTGCAGCCATAGTTTTTGATTTTAAAATTACTAATTAAGATATTTGGTAATCGTCAAATATCTTATTAGCAAATCAACTACAGCATAGGATACTCGATAACTCAACTATCATTCAGCGCAGTAACAAGTAATAACCCAAAGTTCAAGGAGGAAGAATGGCTGATCTAATACCAATTCCTACTAGTCGATACTATGTAGAATTTGATGGATTGACGGACAAATTAATTAAAAGTGTTTCTGAGGTAACCTTCACAGGCCAGACCGCAGGGCATGAAAAGCCCCTTGCATCTACGAAAGGTGGTAAGACTCTCTGGCAAAGTACTTCATCAGGATTTGAAGAGAACCCTAACGTTACCATTGAAGTTTATGTCACTGAAGGAGACATGGATTTTTACAATTGGATGTTGAACACCATGCCTAAGAGTGAAGGTGGTCAAGGGAAATGGGCTTCCAATCGAAAAAATGGCTCAATCGTTGCCTATGACAGCGAAGACAATGAAGTAATTCGTTGGAATCTCATCAAATGTTGGATTAAATCCTACAAAGTGAGCGATTTGAATTCTGAAAGTAAGGACTTAGCAGTGGAAACCTATGAAATTATTGCTGAGCAGATCAACCGTATCAAGTAGAGCAAAGGTCATCTGACAATTAATTAAGCTCGATGACACAGACTATAAAATTTTGAGGTCAAGAAACTATGGCAAAAGGTGAAGTTTTAGCTTGCTCTAAGTACAGTTTTGAGCTGGGTAAGTACCCCGACTTAGTGATCAAAAGCGTGAGTGGTATCAGTTCTACTTTGCAAACGGCTGGCGATTCTAAGTCCTATGGAGTCACCAAAGGGGCTAAATCAGTGATTCAAGCAACCGTAACAGGTGTAACTAATAGCAAAGTTACTGTCGAATTTGTCTGTACAGTAGGGGACGATCGCCTCATCAGATGGTACAGTGCCTCCCATACCGAGCCTCTTGGTGGTGGTGGTACAGGAACCAAAGGGGAAAGGGATACAGCCACAATTACTCTTTACAATCAAGGTGGTGAAGCTGCAGCAGTTTGGGAACTGAAAGGAGTCATGCCAGCCAGTTACAAATCCATTAAACTAGAGGCAGGTGCAGAAGGTTTAGCTACGGAAACAATTGAATTTGTGTATGAAGCTTTACATCGCACCAAATAATTCAGCGCTTTGCGCTTACTTTAAACCCAGAAATATTTTTGATAGTCAGACAATGTAATTGTGTTGCGGGCGCTTCGTGCCCGCAACACAATTACTAAAAAATTACCTTGCAGCACTACCATATTTCTGAACTCAAAGCTTAAATAGGACTTACGCATTGGGTAGACGTGGTGCGGACGTAGCCCGCACCACATCTACCTCAAGCCTAATAAATTCGTTCGGTTTGCGTAAGTCCTATCTATTATATTTAATGGTGAATTTCATGGTAGATACTAGCGCTCCAGATCAACAGGTCGAATTTTTATCTAGTTCACGATTTTATGTGGAAATTACTTTACAGGGTAGTCTCGAAAAAATTGATGGCTACTTTATGGAATGTAGTGGGTTATCCCGTAGCCAAGAAGTGATCGAAATTGTCGAAGTTACCCCTCAGGTATGGGGAAAGAATGGCACAAGTAAGGGTCGCGTTATTCGCACGAAACTTCCTGGTAATGTTAAGAGCGATAATATTATCCTTAAGCAGGGAC includes:
- a CDS encoding phage tail sheath family protein, yielding MALDYFAPGVYVEEVDKGSRPIEGISLSVAGFIGFTEDVRGDAELFKPMMVTSWDQYREYFAAPGSDGFTDFDAYLPFAVSGWFVNGGGRCWVTSIGTKLPGSTPPTPEATALRIGTSNNKPALMFNIKPADASESQLALPSSGDRLKVIIQESTPKPLPADAPDDAEPPLNTGEFFNVVVVRGGQELERFENVSMNPQVAPEVADYVVTAIADSEYVTIADISTSGQPLSRRPANGAYEIAPPPYISSIDRFARDLLGQRDDRTGIQGMFEIDETAMIACPDLMRVYEAGLIDIDQVHGVMEMMLSMCENSFPGPAFRMAVIDPPPIKPSKGMEAVPPDRQKPQDVAQWLSMFNRRSMFGALYYPWIKVANPRKGGKPSYVPPCGHIMGLWCRTDQSRGIFKAPANDTPRGVLGLAYETNMREQELLNPIGINCIRNFASYNRGFKVWGARTLVEPDNIQWRYISVRRLISYIEKSIEIGTQWVVFEPNDTDLWARVSRTVSNFLEGLWRNGALFGGAASEAFYVKCDASINTNETMMMGRLFIEVGICPVRPAEFVIFRVSQWSPNS
- a CDS encoding phage tail protein, whose product is MAKGEVLACSKYSFELGKYPDLVIKSVSGISSTLQTAGDSKSYGVTKGAKSVIQATVTGVTNSKVTVEFVCTVGDDRLIRWYSASHTEPLGGGGTGTKGERDTATITLYNQGGEAAAVWELKGVMPASYKSIKLEAGAEGLATETIEFVYEALHRTK
- a CDS encoding phage tail protein yields the protein MVDTSAPDQQVEFLSSSRFYVEITLQGSLEKIDGYFMECSGLSRSQEVIEIVEVTPQVWGKNGTSKGRVIRTKLPGNVKSDNIILKQGLTISMSMWNWLKSVEDGKWSQQLRDGDITVYDHQSATERARFRFNGAWPVRYKISDFKADSGEFAVAEVELSVNDFLRIS
- a CDS encoding phage tail protein; the protein is MADLIPIPTSRYYVEFDGLTDKLIKSVSEVTFTGQTAGHEKPLASTKGGKTLWQSTSSGFEENPNVTIEVYVTEGDMDFYNWMLNTMPKSEGGQGKWASNRKNGSIVAYDSEDNEVIRWNLIKCWIKSYKVSDLNSESKDLAVETYEIIAEQINRIK